One genomic window of Glycine soja cultivar W05 chromosome 9, ASM419377v2, whole genome shotgun sequence includes the following:
- the LOC114425376 gene encoding alpha-soluble NSF attachment protein 2-like isoform X2 produces the protein MGDHIAKGQELAKRAENKLHACCPLFGSNLEDAAELFHKSATSFKLAKSWDKAASLFVKSAKCHLKLDSKYDAANAYVDAAHCYKKTSTSGAISCLNKAVTIFTEIGRHIMAAKYSKEIGELYELDQDIEHARSYYERAAELFEIGDAATSVIQCKVKVAQFCAQLQQYQKAIKIYEDIARQSLDSNLLKYGVRGHLLNSGLCQLVQGDFVAITNSLERYQDLDLTFSRTREYKFLADLSASIDEGDVEKFTRVVKEFNSITPLESWKSTLLLRVKDAMKVKEMEDDDLT, from the exons ATGGGCGATCACATAGCGAAGGGACAAGAACTGGCCAAGAGAGCGGAGAACAAGCTCCATGCTTGTTGCCCCTTGTTCGGGTCCAACTTGGAAGACGCTGCCGAATTGTTCCACAAATCCGCCACTTCCTTCAAACTCGCCAAATCAT GGGACAAGGCGGCCTCACTCTTCGTCAAATCCGCTAAATGTCACTTGAAG TTGGATAGCAAGTATGATGCTGCAAATGCTTATGTGGATGCTGCACATTGCTACAAGAAAACTTCCACATCAG GAGCTATTTCCTGCTTAAATAAAGCTGTGACTATCTTCACTGAGATTGGTAGGCACATCATGGCTGCTAAGTATTCAAAG gaaattggcgagttaTATGAGCTTGATCAAGACATAGAACATGCTAGATCTTATTATGAGAGGGCTGCTGAACTTTTTGAAATTGGGGATGCAGCAACTTCTGTGATCCAGTGCAAAGTTAAAGTTGCACAATTTTGTGCCCAGCTTCAACA ATATCAGAAGGCAATTAAGATTTATGAAGATATTGCCCGGCAATCACTGGATAGTAACTTGTTGAAATATGGAGTTAGAGGGCATCTTCTTAATTCTGGCCTTTGCCAGCTTGTCCAAGGGGATTTTGTTGCAATTACCAACTCTTTGGAGCGCTATCAG GACTTGGATCTGACATTCTCCAGAACCCGTGAATACAAATTTTTGGCT GATTTGTCTGCTTCAATTGATGAGGGAGATGTTGAAAAGTTTACTAGAGTAGTGAAGGAGTTTAATAGCATAACCCCATTG GAATCTTGGAAGTCAACCCTTTTGTTGAGAGTAAAGGATGCTATGAAAGTAAAAGAGATGGAAGATGATGATTTGACATGA
- the LOC114425376 gene encoding alpha-soluble NSF attachment protein 2-like isoform X3 encodes MLVAPCSGPTWKTLPNCSTNPPLPSNSPNHLDSKYDAANAYVDAAHCYKKTSTSGAISCLNKAVTIFTEIGRHIMAAKYSKEIGELYELDQDIEHARSYYERAAELFEIGDAATSVIQCKVKVAQFCAQLQQYQKAIKIYEDIARQSLDSNLLKYGVRGHLLNSGLCQLVQGDFVAITNSLERYQDLDLTFSRTREYKFLADLSASIDEGDVEKFTRVVKEFNSITPLESWKSTLLLRVKDAMKVKEMEDDDLT; translated from the exons ATGCTTGTTGCCCCTTGTTCGGGTCCAACTTGGAAGACGCTGCCGAATTGTTCCACAAATCCGCCACTTCCTTCAAACTCGCCAAATCAT TTGGATAGCAAGTATGATGCTGCAAATGCTTATGTGGATGCTGCACATTGCTACAAGAAAACTTCCACATCAG GAGCTATTTCCTGCTTAAATAAAGCTGTGACTATCTTCACTGAGATTGGTAGGCACATCATGGCTGCTAAGTATTCAAAG gaaattggcgagttaTATGAGCTTGATCAAGACATAGAACATGCTAGATCTTATTATGAGAGGGCTGCTGAACTTTTTGAAATTGGGGATGCAGCAACTTCTGTGATCCAGTGCAAAGTTAAAGTTGCACAATTTTGTGCCCAGCTTCAACA ATATCAGAAGGCAATTAAGATTTATGAAGATATTGCCCGGCAATCACTGGATAGTAACTTGTTGAAATATGGAGTTAGAGGGCATCTTCTTAATTCTGGCCTTTGCCAGCTTGTCCAAGGGGATTTTGTTGCAATTACCAACTCTTTGGAGCGCTATCAG GACTTGGATCTGACATTCTCCAGAACCCGTGAATACAAATTTTTGGCT GATTTGTCTGCTTCAATTGATGAGGGAGATGTTGAAAAGTTTACTAGAGTAGTGAAGGAGTTTAATAGCATAACCCCATTG GAATCTTGGAAGTCAACCCTTTTGTTGAGAGTAAAGGATGCTATGAAAGTAAAAGAGATGGAAGATGATGATTTGACATGA
- the LOC114425376 gene encoding alpha-soluble NSF attachment protein 2-like isoform X1, translated as MLVAPCSGPTWKTLPNCSTNPPLPSNSPNHVRMSLSFGFEPTTSPINAYTLSGDKAASLFVKSAKCHLKLDSKYDAANAYVDAAHCYKKTSTSGAISCLNKAVTIFTEIGRHIMAAKYSKEIGELYELDQDIEHARSYYERAAELFEIGDAATSVIQCKVKVAQFCAQLQQYQKAIKIYEDIARQSLDSNLLKYGVRGHLLNSGLCQLVQGDFVAITNSLERYQDLDLTFSRTREYKFLADLSASIDEGDVEKFTRVVKEFNSITPLESWKSTLLLRVKDAMKVKEMEDDDLT; from the exons ATGCTTGTTGCCCCTTGTTCGGGTCCAACTTGGAAGACGCTGCCGAATTGTTCCACAAATCCGCCACTTCCTTCAAACTCGCCAAATCATGTACGTATGTCTCTTTCATTCGGGTTCGAACCCACCACCTCTCCAATCAATGCTTACACTCTTTCAGGGGACAAGGCGGCCTCACTCTTCGTCAAATCCGCTAAATGTCACTTGAAG TTGGATAGCAAGTATGATGCTGCAAATGCTTATGTGGATGCTGCACATTGCTACAAGAAAACTTCCACATCAG GAGCTATTTCCTGCTTAAATAAAGCTGTGACTATCTTCACTGAGATTGGTAGGCACATCATGGCTGCTAAGTATTCAAAG gaaattggcgagttaTATGAGCTTGATCAAGACATAGAACATGCTAGATCTTATTATGAGAGGGCTGCTGAACTTTTTGAAATTGGGGATGCAGCAACTTCTGTGATCCAGTGCAAAGTTAAAGTTGCACAATTTTGTGCCCAGCTTCAACA ATATCAGAAGGCAATTAAGATTTATGAAGATATTGCCCGGCAATCACTGGATAGTAACTTGTTGAAATATGGAGTTAGAGGGCATCTTCTTAATTCTGGCCTTTGCCAGCTTGTCCAAGGGGATTTTGTTGCAATTACCAACTCTTTGGAGCGCTATCAG GACTTGGATCTGACATTCTCCAGAACCCGTGAATACAAATTTTTGGCT GATTTGTCTGCTTCAATTGATGAGGGAGATGTTGAAAAGTTTACTAGAGTAGTGAAGGAGTTTAATAGCATAACCCCATTG GAATCTTGGAAGTCAACCCTTTTGTTGAGAGTAAAGGATGCTATGAAAGTAAAAGAGATGGAAGATGATGATTTGACATGA